One Halictus rubicundus isolate RS-2024b chromosome 10, iyHalRubi1_principal, whole genome shotgun sequence genomic window carries:
- the LOC143357916 gene encoding cyclin-dependent kinase 2 translates to MDNFVKIEKIGEGTYGVVYKAKDKLTGKLVALKKIRLETESEGVPSTAIREISLLKKLHHPNIVQLFDVVDGDKHLYLVFEFLQQDLKKLLDSVKGGLDQALVKSYLFQLLNAISFCHLRCILHRDLKPQNLLIDREGHIKLADFGLARTFGVPVRTYTHEIITLWYRAPEILLGTKLYSNAVDVWSLGCIFAEMATRRALFPGDSEIDQLFRIFRTLGTPDESIWPGVSQLPDYTSRFPRWESKCFEEVVPSFESDAKDLLMKLLTYDPNQRITAKKGLNHPYFTGVTLVPPPLPKKN, encoded by the exons ATGGACAACTTCGTTAAGATCGAAAAAATAGGGGAAGGGACCTATGGGGTGGTTTATAAAGCGAAAGATAAGCTGACTGGGAAGCTGGTGGCACTTAAGAAAATTCGTCTCGAGAC GGAAAGCGAAGGTGTTCCATCCACTGCTATTCGAGAAATATCATTATTAAAGAAACTTCATCATCCAAATATTGTACAGTTGTTTGATGTGGTAGATGGCGACAAACATCTTTATCTTGTTTTTGAATTCTTACAACAAGACTTAAAAAAATTACTAGACTCTGTTAAAGGAGGATTAGATCAGGCTCTTGTAAAG AGTTATCTATTTCAATTATTGAATGCAATTTCCTTCTGCCATCTTCGTTGCATCTTACACAGAGATCTAAAACCACAGAATCTGTTAATAGATCGGGAGGGCCACATAAAATTAGCAGATTTTGGATTAGCCAGGACTTTTGGTGTTCCTGTTCGAACATATACACATGAAATAATAACCCTCTGGTACAGAGCACCAGAGATTCTTTTAGGAACCAAATTGTATTCTAATGCTGTGGATGTGTGGAGTCTTGGTTGTATATTTGCAGAGATG GCAACCAGGAGAGCATTGTTTCCAGGAGACTCAGAAATAGATCAGCTTTTCAGGATATTTCGTACATTAGGTACACCTGATGAAAGTATTTGGCCTGGAGTGTCACAGCTACCTGATTATACGTCAAGGTTTCCAAGATGGGAATCAAAATGCTTTGAAGAAGTTGTACCTTCCTTTGAATCTGATGCCAAAGATTTGCTTATG AAACTCTTGACTTATGATCCAAATCAGAGGATAACAGCAAAAAAAGGATTAAATCATCCTTACTTTACCGGAGTTACATTAGTTCCACCACCACTgccaaagaaaaattaa